The Rhododendron vialii isolate Sample 1 chromosome 5a, ASM3025357v1 genome contains a region encoding:
- the LOC131326458 gene encoding aldehyde oxidase GLOX-like, with protein sequence MAAPIFFCLQFLCFALTIIGTRAQGGTWEVIVQNAGIAAMHAAVTRYNTVVLLDRTDIGASNLSLPVVNGVQQCRNDSEDLTLKTDCSAHSALLDLKTNKIRPLTIQTDTWCSSGQFLPNGTLLQTGGFNDGNTKFRTFTPCKDTSSCDWVELQNISLSQGRWYATNQILPDGSIIIIGGINANSVEYYPPRIGGAVNFSFLSNVSDNEGDNLYPFVHLLPNGNLFIFADKQSVLYDYVNNVIIKNLPLIGGGPRNYPSAGSSVMLALEGNYSTATIVICGGAQYDAYNDRKVTIPAQGNCGRIVATDPNPAWEMEDMPLVRNMGDMVMLPTGDVTIINGAQEGSQGFGLANNPCLNPVLYQPDEPAGSRFTILNPTTIPRVYHSTANLLPDGRILLAGSNTHAVYTWVQPFPTELRIEAFSPDYLSANKSNLRPVIAKAPKSVQYGSTLYNVYVTVPSNTTGNWEVNFASAPYTTHSYSQGQRLVKMNIARPVSESIGKYRIVFQALPSAEVAPPGYYMMFVVNQGVPSLAVWVHVS encoded by the coding sequence ATGGCGGCTCCCATTTTCTTCTGTCTACAATTCCTGTGCTTCGCCCTCACAATCATCGGAACACGTGCCCAGGGGGGCACGTGGGAAGTCATTGTGCAAAACGCTGGCATTGCCGCCATGCACGCCGCCGTCacccggtacaataccgtcgtCCTCCTCGATCGGACCGACATCGGCGCATCCAACTTATCGCTCCCAGTCGTTAACGGCGTCCAACAATGCCGCAACGACTCAGAGGACCTGACTTTAAAGACCGATTGCTCCGCCCACTCCGCTCTCCTTGAcctcaaaaccaacaaaatccGTCCCCTCACGATCCAAACCGACACGTGGTGCTCCTCGGGCCAATTCCTTCCTAACGGCACCCTCCTCCAAACCGGCGGCTTCAACGACGGCAACACCAAGTTCCGAACATTCACCCCCTGCAAAGACACTTCCTCTTGCGATTGGGTTGAGCTTCAAAACATCTCGTTGTCCCAAGGGCGTTGGTACGCCACGAATCAGATACTTCCGGACGGTTCTATCATAATAATTGGGGGTATCAACGCCAACAGCGTGGAGTATTACCCACCGAGAATCGGCGGCGCGGTTAATTTCTCGTTCCTCAGCAATGTGTCAGATAACGAAGGGGATAACCTGTATCCATTCGTTCACCTTCTCCCAAATGGAAATCTGTTTATATTTGCTGATAAACAATCAGTGCTATACGATTACGTTAATAATGTGATTATAAAAAATTTACCTTTGATAGGGGGAGGACCGCGTAACTACCCGTCCGCAGGATCCTCTGTCATGCTAGCATTGGAAGGTAACTATTCCACGGCCACGATCGTCATATGTGGTGGGGCTCAATACGACGCCTACAATGATCGCAAAGTGACGATACCGGCCCAAGGAAACTGTGGGCGGATCGTGGCAACTGATCCCAACCCTGCTTGGGAGATGGAGGACATGCCGCTTGTTCGGAACATGGGGGATATGGTGATGTTGCCAACAGGGGACGTAACAATCATCAATGGGGCTCAAGAGGGGTCCCAAGGGTTCGGATTGGCAAATAATCCTTGTTTGAACCCAGTTCTATACCAACCCGACGAACCTGCGGGCTCTCGCTTTACGATCCTAAACCCCACTACAATCCCCAGAGTGTACCACTCGACCGCAAATTTATTGCCCGACGGAAGAATTTTGCTTGCCGGAAGTAACACGCATGCGGTATACACGTGGGTTCAACCTTTCCCCACGGAGCTGAGAATCGAGGCATTTTCGCCAGATTATTTATCAGCAAACAAATCGAATTTGAGGCCGGTGATAGCGAAGGCCCCAAAGTCAGTGCAATATGGGTCGACGCTTTACAATGTGTATGTAACGGTGCCATCAAACACAACGGGGAATTGGGAGGTGAATTTTGCAAGTGCGCCTTACACTACGCATTCGTATTCACAGGGGCAGAGATTGGTAAAGATGAATATCGCCCGCCCTGTTTCGGAATCTATTGGAAAGTACAGGATTGTGTTTCAGGCTCTGCCCAGTGCGGAGGTGGCGCCGCCAGGGTATTATATGATGTTTGTGGTTAACCAGGGAGTGCCGAGCCTTGCTGTTTGGGTCCATGTCTCCTAA
- the LOC131326456 gene encoding BEL1-like homeodomain protein 9: MAEGFEPYHVPQQSRRDKLRVQCAALDNHHHHHHPLQQGCAGLLPLYDPSLLLSCAAPCSPIKEETHLNLISLYNMDPQNPNNNNPFLFAPQNIGLFSNSNSEPLSLSLSSNKTHEASLPLELNLQRYEGSAVYDVVGSGPNDLLSRSAVPLGPFTGYASVLKGSRFLKPAQLLLEEVCDVGRGRYVENVTPESGLMDPTVENLGGGDEAGSGGDSGGGGEQMRKKSRLISMLDEVYRRYKYYYQQMQAVVASFESVAGLSNAAPYANLALKAMSKHFRSLKNAITDQLQFTSKAQNYRKEETQRFGNSDNIYSQRAVNSSGIHDQPVWRPQRGLPERAVSVLRSWLFEHFLHPYPTDTDKLMLAKQTGLSRNQVSNWFINARVRLWKPMVEEIHTLETRQSKKASQMEEQNADRPTHHLPTATSIAAENPSTSTKRTRNEFLDMPSGINGDPMSLSYANLSHHQHMGAGTSNVVGSGGVSLTLGLHQNNGIGLSEPFPIHAARRFGLDSSSNAYALGGFEDQSRHFGRDYSGGQLLHDFVG; encoded by the exons ATGGCGGAGGGCTTCGAGCCCTACCATGTCCCCCAACAAAGCAGAAGAGATAAGCTCCGAGTCCAGTGCGCAGCACTagacaaccaccaccaccaccaccaccccctccAACAAGGGTGTGCAGGATTACTCCCCCTCTACGACCCCTCCCTCCTGCTATCCTGCGCCGCCCCTTGCTCACCCATCAAGGAAGAAACCCACCTCAATCTCATCAGCCTCTACAACATGGacccacaaaaccctaacaaCAACAACCCATTTCTATTTGCCCCTCAAAACATCGGTCTCTTCAGTAACAGCAACAGCGAGCCCttgtctctatctctctcctcgaACAAAACCCATGAAGCAAGTCTTCCTCTGGAGCTGAATCTGCAGAGGTACGAGGGTTCTGCCGTCTACGACGTGGTTGGATCGGGTCCCAACGACCTGTTGTCAAGGAGCGCGGTGCCGCTGGGGCCGTTCACGGGGTACGCGTCGGTTCTGAAGGGGTCGAGGTTTTTGAAGCCTGCGCAGTTGTTGTTGGAGGAGGTTTGTGATGTGGGTCGGGGGAGGTATGTGGAAAACGTTACGCCGGAGTCGGGTTTGATGGATCCCACGGTGGAGAATTTGGGTGGTGGTGATGAGGCCGGTAGCGGTGGAGACAGCGGCGGCGGCGGGGAGCAGATGAGGAAGAAGTCGAGGCTTATTTCCATGCTTGATGAG GTTTACAGGAGGTACAAGTATTACTATCAACAGATGCAGGCAGTTGTAGCATCATTTGAGTCTGTTGCTGGGCTCAGCAATGCAGCTCCATATGCAAATCTGGCTTTAAAAGCAATGTCTAAACACTTTAGAAGCTTGAAGAACGCTATCACTGACCAGCTGCAATTCACAAGCAAAGCTCAAAACTACCGTAAAGAAGAAACTCAGAGGTTTGGAAACTCTGACAACATCTATAGCCAAAGAGCGGTTAACAGCTCGGGAATTCATGATCAACCTGTCTGGCGTCCCCAAAGAGGACTCCCTGAGCGTGCCGTGAGTGTGCTCCGGTCATGGTTGTTTGAACACTTCCTGCATCC TTATCCTACCGATACGGACAAGTTAATGTTAGCAAAACAGACCGGCCTCTCCCGAAACCAG GTTTCTAATTGGTTCATCAATGCAAGGGTGAGACTTTGGAAGCCCATGGTGGAAGAAATACATACGCTTGAAACACGCCAATCAAAAAAAGCTTCTCAAATGGAGGAACAAAATGCTGATAGGCCAACCCATCATTTGCCTACGGCCACCTCTATCGCTGCTGAAAATCCATCGACATCCACCAAGAGGACAAGAAACGAATTTCTTGACATGCCTTCGGGTATTAACGGAGATCCAATGAGTTTATCTTACGCAAATTTGTCACACCATCAACACATGGGCGCTGGCACGAGCAATGTAGTAGGAAGTGGGGGTGTCTCTTTAACACTAGGACTCCATCAGAATAATGGTATTGGCTTATCAGAGCCCTTCCCTATTCATGCCGCTCGTCGTTTTGGTCTTGATTCAAGCAGCAATGCGTACGCTTTGGGTGGTTTTGAAGATCAGAGTCGCCATTTCGGAAGAGATTATAGTGGAGGGCAACTTTTGCATGATTTCGTCGGTTGA